One genomic window of Fusarium keratoplasticum isolate Fu6.1 chromosome 3, whole genome shotgun sequence includes the following:
- a CDS encoding COesterase domain-containing protein, translating to MAFYGLRLGLLSWFVACSVAVDPIVVDGEQRVTFQGSERNGVEVFLNIRYGEDTGGENRFKPPRRFFPEAGSTILTQEYGPACPQQLGAPNIPIALSNVTNISEDCLNLNVARPIGTCELDTLPVMVYIHGGSFWTGQNQEATIQPDSMVLESVYNGMPIIHVAMNYRLGVFGFAQSKALMEEGSTNAGLRDQRLAIEWVRNKIVYFGGNPNNITIFGQSSGGLAVGMQTLAYGGTKPAPFNQGICQSQALEPGITGNFTINAMEAVVDHVGCNLADLHTNQTVECLRDLDMETLLNASLATYESDIAHNIGDIWLPVVDGDFLPAPPSQLLAEGRFSNVTTMIGWCEDDVTFFTDTAIKTPEDTRKFISSYVPDVTESNIDKLLLLYPSFEFLDNEEQGLSAEFYRSARIFRDILMVCQPVWYGERLASKRNEVFLYDWNQTILEPIIAEVTGKTGFGTIHTSEFAYIFGNLSHYNVSGYPFHPTSSDYSLRQRGTRSWSTFASTGKPGAPGRKTFQGFNVSYPIAPIPYEVDPDDEEYVILSTGGKGARRVLLPKFLEQQSRENETHVYEGLKSAWRKKVNDTNPADKEMYVFVIGGPNEGLSDFGGDKAHLAVKSQWLRKRCAFINSPEMIAQLKY from the exons ATGGCCTTCTACGGGTTACGCCTCGGCCTTCTGTCGTGGTTTGTCGCCTGCTCCGTCGCTGTAGACCCGATTGTGGTTGACGGGGAACAGAGGGTCACATTTCAAGGATCCGAACGCAATGGCGTCGAAGTGTTTCTCAATATTCGCTATGGGGAAGACACCGGGGGGGAAAATCGGTTCAAGCCGCCTCGCCGCTTTTTCCCAGAGGCTGGAAGTACCATTCTGACGCAAGAATATGGACCAGCTTGTCCACAGCAACTCGGAGCACCGAATATACCCATCGCCCTCAGCAATGTCACAAATATCTCGGAAGATTGCCTGAATCTCAACGTTGCGCGGCCCATAGGAACATGCGAACTTGACACACTGCCTGTCATGGTTTATATCCACGGCGGCAGCTTTTGGACGGGCCAAAACCAGGAGGCGACGATTCAACCAGACAGCATGGTCCTCGAATCTGTCTACAATGGGATGCCCATTATTCACGTTGCCATGAACTATCGCCTGGGTG TCTTTGGCTTTGCACAGTCGAAAGCGCTCATGGAAGAAGGCTCAACGAATGCCGGCCTTCGGGACCAGAGACTCGCCATTGAGTGGGTTCGCAACAAAATCGTCTATTTTGGGGGGAATCCCAATAACATTACCATATTTGGGCAGTCATCTGGAG GCCTTGCAGTTGGCATGCAAACACTGGCATATGGTGGCACCAAGCCTGCTCCCTTCAACCAAGGTATCTGCCAGAGCCAAGCGCTCGAGCCGGGCATTACTGGTAACTTTACCATCAACGCGATGGAGGCTGTGGTCGACCATGTTGGGTGCAATCTTGCTGATTTACACACGAATCAGACCGTCGAATGCCTGAGGGACTTGGACATGGAGACTCTCTTGAAcgcctccttggcaacctACGAGAGCGACATCGCACACAACATCGGTGACATCTGGCTTCCAGTCGTTGACGGCGACTTCTTACCTGCTCCCCCCTCGCAGCTCTTGGCTGAGGGCAGATTTTCCAACGTGACAACCATGATCGGTTGGTGTGAAGATGATGTGACTTTCTTTACAGACACGGCCATCAAGACACCCGAAGATACCCGCAAGTTCATATCGTCATACGTTCCCGATGTCACTGAGTCCAACATCGACaaactccttcttctctaCCCATCCTTCGAATTTTTGGACAACGAAGAGCAAGGGTTATCAGCTGAGTTTTACCGTTCAGCACGCATCTTTCGAGATATCCTCATGGTTTGTCAACCAGTCTGGTACGGCGAACGTCTTGCTTCCAAGAGAAACGAGGTGTTCCTCTACGACTGGAACCAGACGATACTGGAGCCTATCATAGCCGAGGTCACGGGAAAGACGGGATTTGGCACGATACACACGTCTGAGTTTGCATACATCTTTGGAAACCTGTCTCACTACAACGTCAGCGGCTATCCTTTCCATCCAACATCATCAGACTACTCCCTCAGACAACGTGGAACGAGATCATGGTCAACATTTGCCTCCACTGGGAAACCAGGCGCACCCGGACGCAAGACCTTTCAAGGCTTCAACGTCTCATATCCAATTGCGCCCATACCGTACGAGGTCGATCCTGACGATGAAGAATACGTCATTCTCTCCACGGGAGGCAAAGGCGCACGACGAGTTCTGCTCCCAAAGTTCCTTGAACAGCAGTCCAGAGAGAATGAGACGCATGTATACGAGGGGTTAAAAAGCGCATGGCGGAAAAAGGTCAACGATACAAACCCTGCTGACAAGGAGATGTACGTGTTTGTCATTGGTGGCCCTAATGAAGGGCTTTCGGACTTTGGGGGAGACAAGGCGCATCTGGCTGTGAAGAGTCAgtggttgaggaagaggtgtGCTTTTATCAACTCGCCTGAGATGATAGCGCAGCTCAAGTACTAG
- a CDS encoding NACHT domain-containing protein: MEAIEAVSLAANILQFTIFAKDCYVEIREIRESAKGLTKKDAKLLNSTSRREKMLSSISVGLSSLEGELTPTEHQIRDIAERCQRMASDLREDIESRPVKNRSNVLKMAFNVAIRRHKIPEVDEKIAEWEDLKKDLFRLLNIHISQQQSGVKLALAELVEQTRHLGMAHSDDLDRMKSDILDAISKESESQEAALNVSTKLFEWTKRVYSLKKEQVILQSLRFDEMVDRRDGIVEAQPCTFEWVEKPKLSFLEWLSKDDGVYWVTGHPGSGKSTFMKYLSHHTKMHQKLVQWAAPKTLVTASFYFWFSGTALQKSQEGLLRSLLFQILRQCPCLIPGVCKSRWSSDLGIPWTRSELIDTLKSLTLKSTSTKFFFLIDGLDEYQDYANPQGSREGGVSAHVRDIIEVINDLADLQDIKLCVSSRPWPAFENAFGQATRRKLYVHNENREDIGRYIRERFTSSPAYQKSLIPPKDLQTLSNSMVEDFRGVFLWVSLVVESLLQGLENGDRVDELRERFEETPKTLHAMFEWMLDSVEERYHEQAAQILQVAFHARAPMYVAVYSFIGDDELLLEGDPKPWREDDCIHKSKSTEDRLKVRCPDLIKTKGNPSTMTTAQRMTKHQVEFLHRTVKDFLSLEDTQKMLQDRIRESFDPMRFISKALLAHIKGAEISGNQAWSPTSWEMFQLLDELTYYVFELEQTTKLPQIELLDKLRETIAKQTGNRDFLLDGDSFFGVMAQKDMYLYVKENLPQALHGPGAPLLGSVLFPRWQRPRRHADGLPHPSVEMVELLLKHGAKTRELSKDRKATLWSQYMARIYGAQAELRGNARLRETHISIIRMFLEHDADPKIDCVVGFTDAKPTVGRARGIKYPVYKDIGSILKEVFEPDERTYLELLLKRKWPSLFFNLRKALKE, translated from the exons ATGGAGGCTATAGAAGCCGTCTCGCTGGCAGCAAACATTCTCCAATTCACTATTTTCGCCAAGGATTGCTACGTCGAAATCAGAGAAATCAGAGAATCTGCCAAGGGCCTGACAAAGAAGGATGCCAAGTTACTCAACTCGACGTCTCGGAGGGAAAAAATGCTCAGCTCAATTTCGGTTGGCCTGAGCTCCTTGGAGGGCGAGCTGACACCAACCGAGCACCAGATACGCGATATCGCTGAGAGGTGTCAGCGAATGGCCAGCGACCTACGCGAAGACATCGAGAGCAGGCCGGTTAAGAACCGTTCCAATGTTTTGAAGATGGCGTTCAACGTTGCCATCAGACGACACAAGATTCCTGAGGTAGACGAGAAGATAGCCGAGTGGGAAGACCTGAAAAAAGACCTTTTTCGATTACTCAACATCCACATCAG CCAACAGCAAAGTGGTGTGAAGCTGGCCCTGGCGGAACTCGTGGAGCAGACTCGCCACCTTGGTATGGCACACTCCGACGATCTCGATCGGATGAAATCAGACATCCTGGATGCGATTTCGAAAGAATCGGAGtctcaagaagctgcatTAAATGTAAGCACCAAGCTCTTCGAGTGGACAAAAAGAGTCTACTCGTTGAAGAAGGAACAGGTCATCCTTCAGAGTCTCCGGTTCGACGAGATGGTGGATCGAAGAGATGGTATAGTCGAGGCCCAGCCATGCACGTTCGAATGGGTAGAGAAGCCTAAGCTCAGCTTTCTAGAGTGGCTCTCTAAGGATGATGGTGTTTATTGGGTGACTGGTCATCCAGGGTCAGGAAAATCGACCTTCATGAAATATCTCAGCCATCACACGAAGATGCATCAGAAGCTAGTCCAATGGGCCGCCCCAAAGACTCTTGTCACGGCTAGCTTCTACTTTTGGTTCTCTGGCACTGCTCTTCAAAAGTCCCAAGAGGGCTTGCTGCGATCCCTGCTGTTCCAGATCCTTCGGCAGTGCCCTTGTCTGATCCCCGGAGTCTGCAAGTCGAGATGGTCTTCGGATTTAGGTATTCCTTGGACCCGGTCTGAGCTTATTGACACTCTCAAGTCCTTGACTCTAAAGTCAACATCTACCAAGTTCTTCTTTCTCAtcgatggtcttgatgaaTATCAGGACTATGCTAACCCGCAAGGTAGCAGGGAGGGTGGAGTTTCTGCACACGTCAGAGACATCATTGAAGTTATCAATGATCTAGCAGATCTTCAAGACATCAAACTCTGTGTCTCaagcaggccatggccagcTTTTGAGAACGCTTTTGGCCAAGCCACTCGCCGAAAGCTGTACGTTCACAATGAGAATCGCGAGGATATCGGTCGCTACATTCGAGAACGATTCACGAGTAGTCCGGCCTATCAGAAGTCATTGATTCCCCCCAAAGACCTTCAAACGCTATCTAACTCGATGGTTGAGGACTTTCGCGGTGTCTTCTTATGGGTGTCTCTTGTGGTGGAGAGCTTATTGCAAGGACTGGAAAACGGGGATCGGGTTGACGAACTTCGTGAAAGATTCGAGGAAACCCCAAAGACGCTTCATGCAATGTTTGAGTGGATGCTCGATTCAGTGGAGGAGAGGTATCACGAACAGGCTGCTCAAATACTCCAGGTGGCATTCCATGCTCGAGCACCGATGTACGTGGCCGTCTACTCGTTCATTGGGGATGACGAACTATTACTTGAAGGTGATCCGAAGCCATGGAGAGAGGACGATTGCATCCACAAATCAAAAAGTACAGAGGACCGTCTCAAGGTGCGATGCCCggatctcatcaagaccaagggcaACCCGAGTACCATGACAACGGcccagaggatgacgaaACACCAAGTAGAGTTCTTGCACAGAACGGTCAAAGACTTTTTATCGTTGGAGGACACTCAAAAGATGTTGCAAGATCGCATCAGGGAGTCTTTTGATCCCATGAGGTTCATCAGCAAAGCCCTCTTGGCTCACATCAAGGGGGCCGAAATTTCTGGAAATCAAGCCTGGTCCCCCACGTCATGGGAAATGTTCCAATTGCTCGATGAACTCACATACTATGTtttcgagcttgagcagaCAACAAAACTCCCGCAAATTGAACTACTCGACAAGCTTCGCGAGACAATCGCGAAGCAGACAGGAAACAGGGAtttcctccttgatggcgatTCCTTTTTTGGTGTCATGGCCCAAAAGGATATGTATCTTTACGTTAAGGAAAACCTACCACAGGCTTTACATGGTCCCGGAGCGCCTTTGCTTGGCAGTGTCCTGTTTCCACGATGGCAAAGGCCACGGAGGCACGCCGATGGCCTACCTCACCCCTCTGTTGAGATGGTGGAGCTATTGCTCAAGCACGGGGCAAAAACACGCGAGCTCTCAAAAGACAGGAAGGCGACGCTCTGGAGCCAATACATGGCAAGGATCTACGGAGCCCAGGCGGAGCTGAGGGGCAACGCAAGGCTCAGAGAGACACACATCTCTATCATTCGAATGTTCCTAGAGCACGACGCCGACCCCAAGATTGATTGTGTAGTTGGGTTCACGGACGCAAAACCTACAGTAGGCAGGGCAAGGGGGATCAAGTATCCTGTGTACAAGGATATTGGGTCGATCTTGAAGGAAGTATTTGAACCGGATGAGAGAACGTACTTGGAGCTGCTGCTAAAGCGGAAATGGCCAAGTTTGTTTTTCAACTTGAGAAAGGCACTGAAGGAGTAG